The Saprospiraceae bacterium genome includes a window with the following:
- a CDS encoding 6,7-dimethyl-8-ribityllumazine synthase — protein MAEKKKNLSNSQGSIIQPLVNSHLAVITSEWNKDVTYSLRDACIAELKKYGCKDDEILSVTVPGAFELPSAAKMILANKKLDAVICLGCVIKGETKHDEYISNAVATGIMNLSIVSGKPVVFGVLTPNDMQQAIDRSGGKHGNKGIEAAHTAIKMIHLAKEIKHGDKKQIGF, from the coding sequence ATGGCGGAAAAGAAAAAAAACCTTTCCAATTCACAAGGTTCAATAATACAACCCTTGGTAAATAGTCATCTTGCAGTCATTACATCTGAATGGAATAAGGATGTAACTTACAGCCTGCGAGACGCTTGTATAGCTGAATTAAAGAAATACGGCTGCAAAGATGACGAAATTTTATCTGTAACCGTACCTGGGGCATTTGAACTGCCGTCTGCGGCAAAGATGATACTTGCCAATAAAAAATTGGATGCAGTCATATGTCTTGGCTGTGTAATCAAAGGAGAAACCAAACACGATGAATACATCAGCAATGCAGTAGCAACTGGCATCATGAACCTAAGTATTGTTTCTGGCAAACCAGTTGTCTTCGGAGTCTTGACTCCAAATGATATGCAGCAAGCTATTGACAGATCAGGAGGTAAACACGGTAATAAAGGTATCGAAGCCGCCCATACGGCTATCAAAATGATACATCTCGCCAAAGAAATTAAGCACGGGGATAAAAAACAAATTGGGTTTTGA
- a CDS encoding tetratricopeptide repeat protein, whose product MNLGKYDDAITYLEDYSASDEVTAITKNGALGDATAELGDKDKALGYYQDAASSDNELLTPYYLHKLALLYHAQGKTKEAVEQLEKIKTKYPDSNEFRDAEKLIARFQQ is encoded by the coding sequence TTGAATTTAGGAAAGTATGATGATGCTATTACCTATCTGGAAGATTATTCTGCTTCTGATGAAGTAACGGCTATCACAAAAAACGGTGCACTGGGAGACGCCACTGCAGAACTTGGAGACAAAGACAAAGCATTAGGATATTATCAGGATGCAGCATCATCTGACAATGAGTTGCTGACACCATATTATCTTCACAAACTTGCTCTCTTATATCATGCACAAGGCAAAACTAAGGAAGCTGTCGAACAATTGGAAAAAATAAAAACCAAATATCCTGATTCCAATGAATTCAGAGATGCAGAAAAGCTGATTGCCAGATTCCAGCAATAA
- a CDS encoding DUF2384 domain-containing protein yields MSYNKNIDEYSSYANEPAVAYISKPQYTSSADLMVVRNARSGLKTGYFYFLGEKMDLSISDLAKILNVSLRTLQRYLPDHLLDTDASAKVIQLSLLNQHGLEVFGTQESFNSWLKAPVMDLDYQTPLSLLDTPFGFELVHHILGRIEHGVFA; encoded by the coding sequence ATGTCCTATAACAAAAATATCGATGAGTATTCATCCTATGCCAATGAGCCTGCTGTAGCTTACATCTCAAAGCCACAGTATACGTCTTCTGCTGATTTGATGGTGGTGCGCAATGCCAGGTCCGGGTTGAAGACAGGCTACTTTTATTTTTTGGGTGAAAAGATGGATTTGAGTATCTCAGATCTTGCTAAGATTCTCAATGTTTCTTTACGGACTCTTCAGAGATATCTTCCTGACCATCTCTTAGATACGGACGCTTCCGCAAAAGTGATTCAGCTCAGTCTTTTGAATCAGCATGGTTTGGAGGTTTTCGGCACACAAGAAAGCTTTAATTCATGGTTGAAAGCACCCGTTATGGATTTAGACTATCAGACGCCACTATCTTTATTAGATACACCTTTTGGGTTTGAGCTTGTACATCATATTTTGGGGCGCATCGAGCATGGTGTTTTTGCGTGA
- a CDS encoding RES family NAD+ phosphorylase: protein MEVYRICRSKYSNDLSGEGAKLYGGRWNRPGIAALYSSESRALALLELIVHFNSADALRLDYEFLSLSIDETQIVSLCEEVQDYEAENKIFPYRERTEVLFFEKEVLAIKVPSVIIPQECNIIINPMHQGMKSIRILAKVKVMIDKRLRPV from the coding sequence ATGGAAGTTTACAGAATATGCCGGTCAAAATACTCCAATGATTTAAGTGGAGAAGGTGCCAAACTGTATGGTGGTCGGTGGAACAGACCAGGTATTGCCGCTTTGTATTCCAGTGAAAGTAGGGCGCTTGCTTTACTTGAATTAATAGTTCACTTCAACAGTGCTGATGCTTTGCGGCTGGATTATGAATTTCTGTCTTTAAGTATAGATGAAACACAGATTGTTTCTTTATGTGAAGAAGTACAGGACTATGAAGCGGAAAATAAAATATTTCCTTATCGGGAGAGAACTGAAGTTCTGTTTTTTGAAAAAGAAGTCTTAGCAATAAAAGTACCCAGCGTGATCATACCTCAGGAGTGTAATATAATTATCAATCCTATGCACCAAGGGATGAAAAGTATCCGTATTCTGGCAAAAGTAAAAGTGATGATTGATAAAAGATTGAGACCCGTGTAG
- the deoD gene encoding purine-nucleoside phosphorylase, producing MATPHIEAKDGEIAESILLPGDPLRAKFIADNFLTDVFQFNRVRNMLGFTGNYKGKRVSVMGSGMGMPSIGIYSYELIKFYGVKKLIRVGSAGSVQEDIKIKDLVIAQAASTNSNFSKQFKLRGEISAISDYGLLSKAVNRAEELQLRHHVGNIMSSDTFYDFEKGSWKKWAKMGVACLEMEAYALFLTATLLNAKALTICTISDSLVTGESMDHVDRETALGDMIRLTLDII from the coding sequence ATGGCAACACCTCATATAGAAGCAAAAGATGGCGAAATAGCAGAATCCATCCTCCTTCCCGGAGATCCTTTAAGAGCAAAGTTCATTGCAGATAATTTTTTAACTGATGTATTTCAATTTAACAGAGTAAGAAATATGCTTGGCTTTACAGGAAACTACAAAGGGAAAAGGGTTTCTGTAATGGGCTCAGGTATGGGCATGCCATCGATAGGTATATATTCTTATGAATTGATCAAATTTTATGGTGTTAAGAAATTGATCAGGGTTGGTTCAGCAGGCTCAGTACAGGAAGATATCAAAATTAAAGACCTTGTCATCGCTCAGGCAGCTTCTACAAATTCTAACTTTAGTAAACAATTCAAACTAAGAGGAGAGATTTCTGCGATATCAGATTATGGACTATTGTCCAAGGCTGTCAATCGTGCTGAAGAATTACAATTGCGTCATCACGTAGGCAATATTATGAGTTCAGACACCTTTTATGATTTTGAAAAAGGTAGTTGGAAAAAATGGGCAAAAATGGGAGTTGCCTGTCTTGAAATGGAAGCTTACGCCCTTTTTCTTACTGCTACACTTCTGAATGCCAAAGCTTTGACTATCTGTACCATTTCGGACTCTCTTGTCACCGGTGAAAGTATGGATCATGTGGACAGAGAAACTGCATTAGGGGATATGATTAGGCTGACTCTTGATATCATTTAA
- a CDS encoding OmpA family protein, protein MKFIHIHIFYVFLVITVISCSVSKGIKDGETAFERKQYAVAVGLLEEEYGQSNTISFKGRKAFLLGQSYLKLHNYNESAKWLDLAVKNEYGAEAIAAFAHISKVLENYDIAISNYEKLRGMTGRKQEFDREILVCKQALISRQKPVEYTVEKIFENSAVSDYSPALFENEYLVFTSERQDATGKGVYNWTGEKFSDIFITIKSGSEVRRFDSAINTEHNEGTPWFSKDMNTLYFTRCFSTGNTDSKCKIMYTIRTNDVWNEAVSLPFVKDEANYSQPTLIENDSVLVFASDFEQPGGTTDLFYAELLEDGSWTDPEKFPASINTQGNEKFPTGDGDTLYFSSDYLPGLGGYDIFKTYLKDDFSWATPVNIGYGINSGGDEFSFVVDYKARPKAGVTQQGFFTSSKPGTGKDDIYRFNKMIPIPEVPKDVVIHPDSSAKVIKSLFLTVKVFINEYTIPDDPNSPIASKKPLNAAFVRVSNQNNQKISEGYTNDNGLFYCAVPEDADIKITGMKLEYLSNASTVSTKNLIWKEKETSKTINTELILDKIYLNKEINLSNIYYDYDKWDLKPEAIPTLNKLVTVLRENPRIKIQLSSHTDCRGAEDYNIVLSQKRAQSVVDYLIANAIDPLRLMALGYGETLLIDTCVCEQCTEDQHQSNRRTTFKIIN, encoded by the coding sequence ATGAAGTTTATTCATATTCATATTTTTTATGTATTTCTAGTCATTACAGTGATTTCGTGTTCTGTTTCCAAAGGAATAAAGGACGGAGAGACGGCATTTGAAAGAAAGCAATATGCAGTTGCTGTTGGGCTTCTGGAAGAAGAATATGGGCAATCCAACACAATATCATTTAAAGGGCGTAAAGCTTTTTTACTAGGACAATCTTACCTTAAACTACATAATTACAATGAAAGTGCCAAATGGTTGGATCTGGCTGTGAAAAATGAATATGGAGCAGAAGCTATAGCTGCATTTGCGCATATATCAAAAGTACTTGAAAACTATGACATCGCTATTTCTAATTATGAAAAATTGCGAGGAATGACAGGTAGAAAACAAGAATTTGACCGTGAAATCCTCGTATGTAAACAAGCTTTAATTTCCAGACAAAAACCTGTTGAATACACGGTAGAGAAGATTTTTGAAAATTCAGCTGTCTCAGACTATAGTCCTGCACTCTTTGAAAATGAATATTTAGTTTTCACTTCTGAGAGACAGGATGCCACAGGGAAAGGAGTCTACAATTGGACAGGTGAAAAATTCAGTGACATATTCATTACTATAAAAAGTGGTTCGGAGGTCAGAAGATTTGATTCTGCTATCAATACTGAGCACAATGAAGGTACTCCTTGGTTTTCAAAAGATATGAACACTTTATATTTTACACGGTGTTTCAGTACCGGAAATACTGATTCGAAGTGCAAAATTATGTATACAATCAGGACAAATGATGTTTGGAATGAAGCTGTATCCTTACCTTTTGTCAAAGATGAAGCAAATTACAGTCAACCTACATTAATTGAAAATGATAGTGTACTTGTATTTGCTTCAGACTTTGAACAACCAGGCGGAACGACCGATTTGTTTTATGCTGAACTTCTTGAAGATGGATCATGGACAGACCCTGAAAAGTTTCCTGCGTCCATTAATACTCAAGGAAATGAAAAATTTCCAACAGGAGACGGCGATACATTGTATTTTTCTTCAGATTACCTTCCGGGTTTGGGTGGATATGATATTTTTAAAACTTACTTAAAAGATGATTTTTCTTGGGCTACACCTGTCAATATTGGTTACGGCATCAATTCAGGTGGTGATGAGTTTTCATTTGTTGTTGACTATAAAGCAAGGCCAAAGGCCGGGGTGACGCAGCAAGGATTTTTTACAAGTTCAAAACCAGGAACCGGAAAAGACGACATTTACAGATTTAACAAAATGATACCGATACCTGAAGTACCGAAAGACGTAGTGATACATCCGGATTCATCTGCAAAAGTCATAAAGAGCCTGTTCCTGACTGTCAAAGTATTTATCAATGAATATACAATTCCTGACGATCCCAATTCCCCAATAGCATCAAAAAAGCCACTGAATGCAGCATTTGTAAGAGTTTCAAATCAAAATAATCAAAAAATATCTGAGGGCTACACCAATGATAATGGTTTGTTCTATTGTGCTGTACCTGAAGATGCAGATATAAAAATTACAGGTATGAAATTGGAGTATCTCAGCAACGCAAGTACTGTTTCTACAAAAAATTTGATCTGGAAAGAGAAAGAAACTTCAAAAACCATCAATACTGAATTGATTCTGGATAAAATATATTTAAACAAGGAAATAAACCTCAGCAATATCTATTATGATTATGACAAATGGGATCTAAAGCCTGAGGCAATACCAACTTTAAATAAGTTAGTCACTGTACTGAGAGAAAACCCAAGAATAAAAATCCAATTGTCGAGTCATACTGATTGTCGGGGCGCTGAGGACTATAATATAGTACTATCCCAAAAGAGAGCACAATCAGTAGTAGACTATCTCATTGCTAATGCAATTGATCCTTTGAGACTTATGGCTTTGGGATATGGAGAAACTTTGCTTATCGATACTTGTGTTTGCGAACAATGTACAGAAGATCAGCATCAATCCAATCGGCGTACCACATTCAAAATCATCAATTAA